The following are encoded together in the Phaseolus vulgaris cultivar G19833 chromosome 9, P. vulgaris v2.0, whole genome shotgun sequence genome:
- the LOC137820690 gene encoding uncharacterized protein — protein sequence MDRILSPMLGHNVQAYVDDMVITSEKEDQHVADLKELFTTIARYNLRLNPNKCVFGVEVGKFLGFLLIERDWDISSVIFQDQEEIPKSVYFISKVLQGPETRYQAIEKASLVVVFTAQRLHHYFQRFTVIVVTGLLIHKVLQKPDIASQMVCWTVELSEFDIQYEPRGPIKGQVYADFVVELSSKDLAPTVGPDKTRSHSQSCGEPPNNMRNMRNTRQGSAAPEGGDNVTMQ from the exons ATGGACCGAATCCTTTCACCAATGCTCGGCCACAACGTTCAGgcatacgtggatgacatggtcatCACGTCAGAAAAGGAAGACCAACATGTGGCTGACTTGAAAGAGTTATTCACGACTATAGCAAGGTATAATCTAAGGCTTAATCCAAATAAATGTGTGTTCGGGGTTGAAGTAGGGAAGTTTCTTGGTTTCTTGTTAATTGAAAGAG aTTGGGATATTAGCTCGGTCATTTTTCAAGATCAGGAGGAGATCCCGAAGTCAGTCTATTTCAtaagcaaggtgttgcaaggacCAGAGACTCGATATCAAGCCATCGAGAAAGCTTCCCTTGTTGTGGTGTTCACAGCTCAACGACTTCACcattattttcaaagattcacTGTGATCGTGGTGACTGGCCTACTTATCCATAAAGTTCTTCAAAAGCCCGACATTGCAAGTCAGATGGTTTGTTGGACGGTTGAATTGTCTGAGTTCGATATACAGTACGAACCCCGAGGGCCGATCAAAGGCCAAGTATATGCAGACTTCGTGGTAGAGCTCTCATCCAAGGATTTGGCGCctaccgtggggcccgataaaactaggtcTCATTCACAATCGTGTGGAGAGCCACCCAACAACATGAGGAACATGAGGAACACGAGGCAAGGCTCAGCTGCGCCAGAAGGAGGGGACAACGTCACCATGCAATAA